A stretch of the Sulfurihydrogenibium subterraneum DSM 15120 genome encodes the following:
- the rpoD gene encoding RNA polymerase sigma factor RpoD codes for MINLQERDDVRTLINLAREKGYVTYSEISTYVDEEFFSSDEHIENLIEYLNELNIDVRDDEKIKEEDDDIYLGIDFDDDVWSKADDPVKLYLREMGKIPLLKRDEEIKYAMEIERGRKKVFRGLLRTSFLTERLLDEWAKVVDGKLRVQDLLNIEETEEKPEDISETEDLELENNENYDKITSDFIKKGLELAKLYRDLLEKEKIYLETKTLEAKKEFVWQHAKLNKFIKSLNIKFTKLDKIADELKELYIKLRKNEKDYEKRIKIISKIHPDIDLMLSTEYEKNPEILKKLEKNGFSYGRYEILRTETLRLKNEIEDIKAKIGTIPEEFDHVLDIIQQGRNEINNVKQILVKANLRLVVSIAKKYTNRGLQFLDLIQEGNIGLMKAVDKYDYKRGFKFSTYATWWIRQAITRAIADQARTIRIPVHMIETINKLIRVARSMVQELGREPTPEEIAKKVGMPAEKVKKILRTSQEPISLETPIGTDEETHLGDFIEDKTVLSPEAHMLKNALRMQLDEVLSTLSEREEQVLRYRFGLEDDTEHTLEQVGKRFGVTRERIRQIEAKALRKLRHPHRAKYLKPFIEGD; via the coding sequence ATGATTAACCTTCAAGAAAGAGATGATGTAAGAACTCTTATCAATCTCGCAAGAGAAAAAGGTTATGTCACCTATTCAGAGATAAGCACCTATGTAGATGAGGAATTCTTCTCATCTGATGAGCACATAGAAAACCTTATTGAATACCTAAACGAGTTAAACATAGACGTAAGAGACGATGAGAAAATTAAAGAAGAAGACGATGATATCTATCTTGGAATAGATTTTGACGATGACGTTTGGTCAAAAGCAGATGACCCAGTTAAGTTATACTTAAGAGAGATGGGAAAAATTCCATTGTTAAAGAGAGATGAAGAGATTAAGTATGCAATGGAGATAGAAAGAGGAAGAAAGAAAGTATTTAGAGGCTTACTTAGGACCTCTTTCCTTACAGAAAGGTTGTTAGACGAGTGGGCTAAAGTTGTAGATGGTAAGTTAAGAGTACAAGATTTACTGAATATAGAAGAAACTGAAGAAAAACCAGAGGACATATCAGAAACAGAAGATTTAGAGCTTGAAAATAACGAAAACTATGACAAAATAACTTCTGACTTTATTAAGAAAGGTTTGGAACTTGCTAAACTCTACAGAGATTTACTTGAAAAAGAAAAGATTTACCTTGAAACAAAAACATTAGAAGCAAAAAAAGAGTTTGTATGGCAACACGCAAAGTTAAATAAATTTATAAAAAGTTTAAACATTAAGTTTACTAAATTAGACAAAATAGCAGATGAACTGAAAGAGTTATACATCAAGCTAAGGAAAAACGAGAAAGACTATGAAAAAAGAATAAAGATAATATCAAAAATTCATCCTGATATAGATCTAATGCTTTCTACAGAGTATGAAAAAAATCCAGAAATACTAAAAAAACTTGAAAAAAATGGCTTCTCTTACGGCAGATACGAAATACTAAGGACAGAAACACTAAGACTTAAAAATGAGATTGAAGATATAAAAGCAAAAATAGGAACAATTCCAGAAGAGTTTGACCACGTATTAGACATAATACAGCAAGGAAGGAATGAAATAAACAACGTAAAACAGATACTTGTTAAAGCTAACCTAAGACTTGTTGTATCTATTGCTAAAAAGTACACAAACAGAGGTTTACAGTTTTTAGACCTTATTCAAGAAGGAAATATAGGACTTATGAAAGCAGTTGATAAGTACGATTACAAAAGAGGATTTAAATTTTCTACCTATGCAACTTGGTGGATTAGACAGGCAATCACAAGAGCAATAGCAGACCAAGCCAGAACAATTAGAATTCCAGTACATATGATAGAAACAATTAATAAGCTAATAAGAGTGGCAAGGTCAATGGTACAAGAGCTTGGTAGAGAACCTACACCTGAAGAAATAGCAAAAAAAGTAGGAATGCCTGCAGAAAAAGTTAAGAAGATACTAAGAACTTCCCAAGAGCCTATATCTTTAGAAACACCTATTGGAACAGACGAAGAGACACACCTTGGAGACTTTATAGAAGACAAAACAGTTCTATCTCCAGAAGCACACATGCTTAAAAATGCTCTTAGAATGCAGCTTGACGAAGTTTTATCTACTCTATCAGAAAGAGAAGAACAGGTATTAAGGTATAGATTTGGACTTGAAGATGATACAGAACACACATTAGAACAAGTTGGTAAAAGATTTGGAGTAACAAGGGAAAGAATAAGACAGATAGAAGCAAAAGCTCTCAGAAAGCTAAGACATCCACACAGGGCAAAATATTTAAAACCGTTTATTGAAGGAGATTAA
- a CDS encoding class I SAM-dependent rRNA methyltransferase codes for MKNIILNKAGIEKVSLKNPWIYNKEIKSIPLDVKEGDLVRIYSPDIKFLAVGYANPKSKITVRILSFEDKPIDKNFFVEKINKALEKRKPLKNITNAYRLIHSEADGLSGLIVDYYDGYLSVQINTAGMERLRDLIVSTLIEELNPKGIYEKSDEKSREKEGLETTEKLIFGGIPKEIEIFEYDAKFLVNLTESQKTGFYLDQRKNRKVVYDYCQEGYKVLDLFSNSGGFGVHCGIKKADFIKFVDISSAAVNQIEKNAKINNLKNYEIVKEDVFDFLKKEVKSGFKYDFIILDPPPFAKTKNEVEGALRGFKYLILNSLKLLNENGCLAVFSCSHHITLQDLIDTTLQACKDTASVLEFKEFLMQDIDHPYIINIPNTFYLKGFLAQKI; via the coding sequence ATGAAAAACATAATACTAAACAAAGCAGGAATAGAAAAAGTAAGCTTAAAAAATCCTTGGATTTACAACAAAGAGATAAAATCTATTCCATTGGATGTAAAAGAAGGAGATTTAGTCCGTATTTATTCTCCTGATATAAAGTTTTTAGCAGTAGGCTACGCAAATCCTAAAAGTAAGATTACTGTAAGAATACTTTCATTTGAAGATAAACCTATAGATAAAAATTTCTTTGTAGAAAAGATAAATAAAGCTTTAGAAAAAAGAAAGCCTTTAAAAAATATTACAAACGCATACCGCCTCATTCACTCAGAAGCTGATGGATTGTCTGGTTTAATTGTAGACTACTACGATGGATATCTCTCTGTTCAAATAAACACTGCAGGGATGGAAAGGTTGAGGGATTTAATTGTCTCTACATTGATAGAAGAATTAAATCCAAAAGGTATTTACGAAAAGTCTGATGAGAAATCAAGAGAGAAGGAAGGATTAGAAACTACAGAAAAATTAATTTTCGGAGGTATACCAAAAGAGATAGAGATTTTTGAGTATGATGCAAAATTTTTAGTAAATCTTACAGAAAGCCAGAAAACTGGATTTTATTTAGACCAGAGAAAAAACAGAAAAGTAGTTTACGATTACTGTCAAGAAGGCTACAAAGTTTTAGATTTATTTTCTAACTCTGGTGGGTTTGGCGTTCACTGTGGCATTAAAAAAGCTGATTTTATAAAGTTTGTTGACATATCTTCAGCAGCTGTAAATCAGATAGAAAAAAATGCAAAAATAAATAACTTAAAGAATTATGAAATTGTTAAGGAAGACGTTTTTGACTTCTTAAAGAAAGAGGTAAAATCAGGTTTTAAATACGACTTTATAATCTTAGACCCGCCACCTTTTGCAAAAACAAAAAATGAAGTAGAAGGAGCTCTCAGAGGATTTAAGTATCTTATCTTAAATAGTTTAAAACTTTTAAATGAAAACGGATGTTTAGCTGTATTTAGCTGTTCTCACCATATTACTCTTCAAGATTTAATTGATACAACTCTTCAAGCCTGTAAAGATACAGCTTCTGTTTTAGAGTTTAAAGAGTTTCTAATGCAAGATATTGACCATCCTTATATAATAAACATTCCAAACACTTTTTACTTAAAAGGCTTTTTAGCACAGAAGATTTAA